A region of Photobacterium sanguinicancri DNA encodes the following proteins:
- a CDS encoding multidrug effflux MFS transporter, giving the protein MEKFNWKPLLLACLIVSIGQLSLGLVFPSLPWIARDLSITTDQTQLLVSGYLLMFGSSQLIYGPLSDVFGRRPILLIGLSIAIIGLVVAVCNSDNFSGLLAGRIMQGFGAGSVGVLARATMRDSYQNQSFVKAMTWVSIVAAFTPIIGPVIGGMVNHYLGWQSVFILLLAYISCIWLILIFFFKETLAATSRPQSVSTLALSYFSLFRERHFMSFAGIGWVNFTLVVISISLMPFIMQVQIGMDSDEYALWAMIPAIGLLCGGLLCQRIRPRLGTMKVLQLTPFIHVVSGIIFIFAPLSPVTVSAGHFLLAMANGMAFPCAQSLLLLPYAKKAGTVSALSGACQMIIASLISSFLLHIGINQLWHLGLVMFGAAIVGLALIYSGSHLDSGREAAAALN; this is encoded by the coding sequence ATGGAAAAATTCAACTGGAAGCCTTTATTGTTGGCGTGCCTAATTGTCAGTATTGGCCAGTTAAGTTTAGGGTTGGTTTTCCCATCACTGCCTTGGATCGCACGGGATCTTTCGATCACCACAGATCAAACCCAGTTATTAGTCTCGGGTTACTTACTCATGTTTGGATCGTCCCAACTGATCTATGGGCCACTCTCAGACGTATTTGGCCGTCGGCCTATTTTATTGATTGGATTGTCTATTGCGATCATTGGCTTAGTTGTTGCTGTTTGTAATAGTGATAACTTTTCAGGCTTGTTAGCTGGACGAATTATGCAGGGATTTGGCGCTGGGAGTGTGGGCGTGTTAGCACGAGCAACCATGCGCGATAGTTATCAAAATCAAAGCTTTGTTAAGGCCATGACTTGGGTCTCCATTGTGGCGGCTTTTACTCCTATTATTGGTCCCGTTATTGGCGGTATGGTTAACCATTATTTAGGCTGGCAAAGTGTCTTTATTTTGCTTCTTGCTTACATCAGTTGTATTTGGCTCATTCTTATTTTTTTCTTTAAAGAGACACTGGCTGCAACTTCTCGGCCTCAATCTGTATCCACTTTAGCGCTTTCGTATTTTTCTTTATTCCGAGAGCGTCACTTTATGAGCTTTGCAGGGATTGGTTGGGTGAACTTTACCTTGGTCGTTATCTCTATTTCTTTAATGCCTTTTATTATGCAGGTACAAATAGGCATGGACTCCGATGAATACGCGCTCTGGGCGATGATCCCTGCGATAGGCTTATTGTGTGGTGGGCTATTATGTCAGCGTATACGGCCGCGATTAGGCACCATGAAAGTACTTCAGTTAACGCCATTTATTCATGTTGTATCAGGGATTATTTTTATTTTTGCACCGCTTTCTCCTGTCACGGTAAGTGCTGGGCACTTCTTACTTGCGATGGCCAATGGGATGGCATTCCCGTGTGCGCAATCATTACTACTACTGCCTTATGCAAAAAAAGCGGGCACAGTATCTGCGTTATCTGGCGCATGCCAAATGATTATTGCATCTTTGATCAGTAGTTTTTTACTGCATATCGGCATTAATCAACTTTGGCATTTAGGCTTGGTGATGTTTGGTGCGGCGATAGTAGGTTTAGCTTTAATTTACAGTGGCAGTCATTTGGATAGTGGTAGAGAAGCGGCGGCAGCCCTGAATTAG
- a CDS encoding DUF2799 domain-containing protein, producing the protein MMKVIVAAMVVGLVGCTSPYESGLTEEKNWQGLGAYHGEQGYRELNEQRLGDLGALSETEYEEYRAGYLKGRFDYCSGRQSVSTVVNADYLNECTSDSSSYGLTGRGY; encoded by the coding sequence ATGATGAAAGTGATAGTCGCAGCAATGGTGGTAGGGTTGGTAGGTTGTACGTCTCCGTATGAGAGCGGTCTGACTGAAGAGAAAAATTGGCAGGGACTGGGTGCTTACCATGGTGAGCAAGGTTACCGTGAACTAAATGAGCAGCGGTTGGGTGATTTAGGTGCGCTGAGTGAAACAGAATACGAAGAGTATCGAGCGGGTTACTTAAAAGGACGTTTTGATTATTGTTCTGGCCGCCAATCCGTATCGACGGTGGTTAATGCGGACTACCTAAATGAATGTACCTCAGATTCAAGCAGTTATGGTTTAACTGGACGAGGTTATTAG
- the dapD gene encoding 2,3,4,5-tetrahydropyridine-2,6-dicarboxylate N-succinyltransferase — protein sequence MASFSLALGTATKNRDGKIIEAFFPSPVLNPTDALVNAVAAVVNYKEGNQAIEITPAQCADLQAAFVAANDDKHAQFAAKAANSSQPLVVVILATDAAPTSVSEAFLKLQLISHRLVQPHGVVLDGVFGLLHNIAWTNQGPIDLPELTDRQIEARLNGEALTVDCVDKFPKMVDYIVPAGVRIADTSRVRLGAHVGEGTTVMHEGFINFNAGTTGVSMVEGRISAGVMVGNGSDIGGGASIMGTLSGGGKVVVSIGENSLLGANAGLGFPLGDRCTIESGLYVTAGSKVRMLDSSGQEVEVVKARDLAGKPDLLFRRNSVTGQIECLTNKSAVELNSELHSNN from the coding sequence ATGGCTAGCTTTTCTCTTGCCTTAGGTACTGCAACGAAAAACCGTGACGGTAAAATCATCGAAGCATTTTTTCCAAGCCCTGTATTAAACCCAACAGATGCTTTAGTTAATGCAGTTGCCGCTGTGGTTAATTACAAAGAAGGCAACCAAGCAATTGAAATAACTCCAGCTCAGTGCGCTGATTTACAAGCGGCCTTCGTAGCAGCTAACGACGACAAGCATGCACAATTTGCAGCTAAAGCGGCAAACTCTTCACAACCGCTTGTGGTTGTTATTCTAGCGACAGATGCAGCACCAACCTCTGTTTCTGAAGCCTTCCTTAAGCTACAACTTATTTCTCATCGTTTAGTTCAACCACACGGTGTCGTACTCGATGGCGTCTTTGGTCTACTGCACAACATCGCATGGACCAACCAAGGCCCTATCGATTTACCAGAGCTAACCGATCGTCAAATTGAAGCACGCCTAAACGGTGAAGCGTTAACTGTCGATTGTGTAGATAAATTCCCTAAAATGGTTGATTACATTGTTCCTGCTGGTGTGCGTATCGCTGATACATCACGTGTTCGCCTAGGTGCTCACGTTGGTGAAGGCACAACCGTAATGCACGAAGGCTTCATCAACTTCAACGCAGGTACAACTGGCGTGAGCATGGTAGAAGGTCGTATTTCTGCAGGTGTTATGGTTGGTAATGGTTCAGATATCGGTGGTGGTGCATCTATCATGGGTACACTATCTGGCGGTGGTAAAGTTGTCGTCTCAATTGGCGAAAACAGCCTACTAGGTGCCAATGCAGGTCTTGGTTTCCCACTGGGCGATCGCTGTACGATTGAATCTGGCTTGTACGTAACAGCGGGTTCTAAAGTGCGTATGCTTGACTCATCAGGCCAAGAAGTGGAAGTCGTTAAAGCGCGCGACCTTGCAGGCAAACCTGACCTTCTGTTCCGTCGTAACTCAGTAACAGGTCAAATTGAATGTTTGACTAATAAGAGTGCGGTAGAGCTAAACAGCGAGCTTCACAGCAACAACTAA
- a CDS encoding YebG family protein — protein sequence MAVIVKYVVERNGEEKMTFTSKSEADAYDKMLDMADDMFALLSESELFEDEAKQEELSMFLAQKREEVLVALGAKKAKPAPKKKVAKPEAIEDIPQEDAA from the coding sequence ATGGCTGTTATCGTCAAATATGTGGTTGAGCGCAACGGAGAAGAAAAGATGACTTTCACCTCTAAGTCCGAAGCCGACGCATACGACAAAATGTTGGATATGGCTGACGATATGTTTGCTTTACTTAGTGAAAGTGAACTATTCGAAGATGAAGCTAAGCAAGAAGAGCTATCAATGTTCCTCGCACAAAAACGCGAAGAAGTACTTGTAGCACTGGGTGCAAAAAAAGCAAAACCTGCACCAAAAAAGAAAGTAGCAAAGCCTGAAGCAATAGAAGATATTCCTCAGGAAGATGCCGCTTAA